CATGGACGTTTAATTAAGTATGGAGAAAATCTAGCCCCACTATAATATGTGGTCAGCCATGTGTTAAATATCATGTTATTTTCGCCAAAGTTTGAGAGCAGATGCACCTTTGTTTTCTTCTCTTCCTAGTTCATCCATGATCTCTTTCTATTAAGTACTAGTCTTCAGTAGACAGGATAAGCTGAATTATATAGTGACTCCTTATGTTGTGTTGTGGGCTACCTTATTGAAAATTTGTCTTAGACTATTAAAGAAAATCATATTATTTATCTCGAAACTCGCTCGAGATCGTCATAAGTTGAACACAAGCCACTTTCTATAGCTCGACTTGAGCTTCGCTTggtttgagctcgctcgaattttagTGTAAGTTGAGCTGAGGCTAAGCCAACTCGACCCGTATGCAaccctatccccccccccccccccccccggcgcgcgcGCTGTCCACACACACAATTATTACAtgagtttttaaaaatgaaataaaatgttttttatttctttcagatttttttttcgttttcttctgGATTTATGTTTTTGTTTTGTTGTTGATTGAGCTGCTAATTTGCAAGAAATAATCACCAAGTCATTGATTAAATCAATTTTGTTGTGTAACAAGATCAGATTTATACGTTTTTTTGTACATGTTGGACAATGACCCGATATTTAAGTTGATGGGTCAAACTTTGAGCTTGTAGTCACAGCTTGATGCTACTCAGGTAATGAGCGTCAGCTAGTGAAGCTTCCCGCTACTGGACAGGGTCACAAATATCACTTTTCTTTTCTTAACAACAAGTTAACTCATACTGGTCAACATCATCTATAGGAGACTATGTATATGCCTAAAGCAATCTTCGTTTTGACATGGAGATGGTCAAAGAGATCCTCACATATtccaacaaaagaaaagaaaaaagatcaTCGTATACATGATTTGCCTAGAAAGTGTTTCACCTTGACTTGGTTCAGACTACCTATCGCACCCCACTACACCCAGGATGATCATATTAAGCACCCCTAATGGAAACAAGTTTTCAAACTTCAATAAGCGGGTGAACATTTGACCGGCGAAGTCCTGCATAGCGGCCCGAATACCCACACCTTGAGAGGCAGGCCGAACCAACACCGTGTCCAACATCTTCAAATCCAATACCACGGACCCAGCAACGAACAAGACAACCCCTTCACGAAGCCATGGATGCCTATGCCCGTGACGTCGTCGCCATCCGATCCAAAGAACCAGAACTAGGGTATTTCTCAATGGCCGAAGAGTGGCACAAATAAAAGCACCCGGGACGCTACGCACAACTTTGTTGGTGCCTCCCCATCCCCCATGGCTGCCGCCTCCGGCCTGGTCGTGTCTTACGACTCGCTTGCAAATCTCTAGGCGTTCTTGGCAGGGGTACTTTGATCGAGTCGAGTTTGGAGCATGGATGCGCGACCAAGGTGCATCGTGATGGTCGTGACGCGGTTTGGTTATCCCGAGTCCCGTCTCCTCGCCTTCCATGGTTGAAGCCCGGGCTAGACGGGTTTAGCAGTGTTATATCCTCTGTTCGAACCGGGCATTCCTTGTCTCTCCGCTCCAGCACCATACCAACATCTTCTTGCGGTCGTCATGTGTTATGTGCTTCTTGTACTCATTCTAATTctttctatcaatgaaatgatatatGCAAGCATTGCATATTCGGGATTAACTTGGACAAGCCTTGACGATGTCTCGTGCGTCTCCGGTTAATTTTCTTTTCGGGTTGCAGAAATCAATTCAATCGGTGAGCCGGCGGTTGCTTCGGGGAGCTTTCTCTAGCTAGGTAGGCTCGTTGCGGTTGTCACGGCTAGCTCACGAGTCCGTCCTCCATGTGCCGCGTCAAGGACTCAGATGTTTTCTATCTCTACCATCGATGAATTTAAAAACCTCGTAGCAAGACACCTGCGTCATGCAATACGCACGGAAGAATGACAGTGACGAAAGCATCAAACGTGCCGTGTCGTGTGTGTCGAGAAAACATGTTATATTATGCGACAGAGGGAGTGTTTCTCCATTTCATACACACACACAGAGAAGATCGGATCGGTGTGCACCATGATCGGTGGCGCGAGAACAAATGGCAGAGGATCAATGCGCGTCTCCGTCAGTTGTTAATTCACTTATTTCGCAAAAATAATTTGTTAACTCATTTGGCGGCCTCGGAGAGACATACACAAATTTTCACCCTCTTCTCTACGACGCGGCATGCATGGATGCAAGGGTCGACCGGCTTGCTCGCTGCGCCGGCGGCTCCGGCGACACATGGGGTGGACTCAGCACGGGATCGCGTCATTTGGAGCGCATCCGCGCGTCGCGCCGCGTCCAGGAACCACACACATGCATCCACGCCTGATGATGACAGGTAGCCGGATGTGTCTCTTCTTGTTTTTGTCTATAGAGAATGCGTATGCATATCTGTTGGGGTTTGATGCATGCATCCACGGCGGCTGGTGCGGCTTAACTTAACCCAGTCGTCCCTGTCAGCGGTCGCGTTCAGATCTCGACATGGAGCTTTCCGAGCAAGGAGTGGGCGCAGGGTGGAGCCGGAGCCGACTCTGTCAACACAAATCTGTTGCTCCGTGACTTGGCAAAGATAATTCAGACTTTGATTCGCCAtgccatgcatgtgtgtgtgttagTACATCTTAGCGCTGCAGTACACGGTGCTGCATCCTGTCATACTCCCTCGCaatttttttttcctgtcatactccCTGGCAAAAAAAAAAATCCAGTCATACTccctctttctcaaaatgtaagGCATGTTTGACTTTGCACGATTTTTGATACATGCCTTTGACCATTGATATAACCAAAGTATACATGGATGAAACATGTATAAATGACATCCTCATATTTGCCTTGCAAAACAATTGTCTTCCACGTGTCCTTATACTAGTTTTGTAGACATACAATAAGTAAGCATTATAATCAAATTTGTGCGATGAGAATCAGAAGAAGTCAAGCTCGCCTTATATTTTATAAAGGAGGACACGCCGTGTGGAGAACTAAACATAGGCAAGATGCTTAAAAATGGGTTATATATGTTCCCACGCTCATACATGCTTCGTATAAAGTATACACTATTTATACATACACATGAATATAAATAATGAATATGTATAGAAAAAGAACCAAACATAACTTGAAAATTCTAATCTGCAATATTACTAATTTTTTATTACCCCCTCTATCCAAAATAACCTGTCGCTCGAATGGATGCGTCTAGacatatttcagtgctagatacgtCCATTTGAGTGACAAGTAATTTCAGATAGTAGTAGTACTAATACAGATTTTATGGGCCTCGGCCCACTAAATCTTGTACTCGGCCCAGTTAGAATTCTGAAATTGCAAACGTCCATTTAAGTTGCATGGCAAATGTGAAGTTTAGTACCATGTTGCTAGTGAAGTGGAAGAAACATCAATATAAAAGGATGGGCTATTGCCTACTCCAGTAGCATAAGAAACGAGAGCAATAACGCGCGTGCTCACTCATCACCCACTTCACTTCACCAATGCATGTGTCGCGTGAATTGAGTTTGAGTTTGGACTAATGTTATGCACCTTGTAGGAAGAACTAAATTTTCCTCAGCAGTTCATTGCCTAGTTCTAGGTGTACCTGCCAATGCCTAATCTCACTGTGGACACGTTTTCTATGCTCAGAGTCTTTCACCACATGTCAGTTGCATCTCTCTTTGCTCTCCCCACGCGTCCCCTTCATGCAAAATAGACGGAACAAAACCCACATGTATGTCGAGTTCCTCTGCGCTGAGATGCTTCTCCTGCGACCCCATCATGACGACTGTGTGCACAACTGTCCAGGAGAGCAGTCCTCTGAAACCGCATCCCTTTAGAACCTACACCGGGTGAGGTATGAAAAAGCTTTTGGGGGCATCTCGGGGCGACTGCTCTTTCAAGTTCGATTACATCCTCCACACCTGTCCGCCtggttcgactacttcctctactgcAGACGACCATCCTGTTTTCACCACCATGCCCGAAGACGGGGCTGCACCGGAGTTTCCGGTGGCCTCGTATGTTCTAATACCCTCTCTCTTGACATATGTGATTGGTCCATATGCGTATGTGTTAGATGTTCCTAGGCTGTTGTATGTGATTTGTCATGTCAGTAATCTTGTGCTGATGCTAATTTCGATTAAGCTTAAAGGAAATTTGCCTAGCTAATTCCTTAACAGCACATGATTGGATCAGCTCTCGTGTTCTTGGTGTGATGCGCATCCTATTCACAGCTTAACGCTCCGCGACTCCACTCTATGTGATCATGCGTTAGTGCTGCATGCGAGCTTACTTATGGAACACCGAAGCAGATCAGAACACATGATCATCTGTTTATTTAGTATATCTCTCAGTTGCCACTTGATATATCCGAATCCAACACAAGGACCCACCCGTCTACAGACTCAATCAATTATCTAAAGCACACTTGCAACCAATGAACTCAATTATAGGTATTAGTGGCTGGGGCACTACATCTGTACATCTCGATGTATCACGATCAAAAGAGACGCTACCGATCTAGTAGTAGTAGCTAGTGCATGCACCCCCATGCATGTGAGAGGTTGGACCCAGTTTCCATCGATCGACCACGTTGGCAAAGCTGAACCCGGCCAATATCATATGCCAAGGCAGACTGGACGCAATCTTTGAAGGTTGAACAAGGACCATGCATGCATATGGATGCATGACAGAAGAATGATTAACAAACTGGCTTCTGGCATTGCTTACGCGCAGGGGCACATCACAACTGCGTTTGGACAACATAAAGCTTTTTTTCTTCCAAGGAAAAAGCATACTCCTACTATGCAAAAGTTATTATGTCTTGTTATGCAAAAGTTATGCATGCACCCATAGACTTTGGCTCTGCCACCACCGTCGAGTTGGTCGTCGCCAGATTCTACCAACTGTTGACTTTGTAGGCTGAGCCGAATAGCATTGctggttaattggataattatTATAAGGTCAATTTGTGATATGGTACATGCATGGACCTTGGCTATGCCGTGGTTTCCTAGGAAAATCCTGTGGCGAAAACAAGACCGGCTTCTCTTGtccgttttttttgtttttttgagaaaGGCTTCTCTTGTCCGTTAGTTACGGACGCACGAAACAAGAGTGGCAGAGGAGTACGTGGTAGACACCGACGAGTGATGACTGCACTTTCATAAGCGGAACATTTTATGAGATGAGCGAAATGTATGAGCTAAATAATCTGTACGTGGTAGACAACGATGCAAATTATTTTTTTGGAATCACAACGATGCTATTTATACATGTGCAATCCTTGTACTTTGATATATATTAGTGATCAAAGACCATACAAAGTCAATCACACCTTATATTTTAGAAAGGAGGAAGTACGGGCTTATTTTCCTTCCTTCGCCTTGGTGGTTAGGGCAACTCCCATCCAGGCTTCACCACTAAGTCCACGGATTCGTTTTTCCTTTGCCTGGTGATTGGAAGGGGAATCCCGGTGACTTCACTCTGGTATCTCGTCGCGCAAGTGTGATGACGAGATTCATTTTCATGTTTAGCGACGACCGAGATCGAGATCTATTCAAGGATTTAACGATGACGACTACGGCTCCAACAATTTGGTCCTTAGGGCCACGTGCATAAAGATTTCCTGGCTGTTATCAACAAGGTCAATTTGGCTCTAGTAGGGTATCAACGACAACAACGCGTGGACGACTCGTTCTGGCACCGGTATTGGTCGTTCAGTGGTCTAGGGACcttaatgtaatttttattatgtttgagctGTGTTATACTTCTGATGAACTTCTATAAATTCGGATCCTTTTCAACAACAAAAAATGTACGTGTTGTTTTACTTTCGCTTTCCGTGCTTGCCACTTTAACTGAAGGTTACAACAGTGATCCTCTAGCTCAAGAAATACTTATGGCTCTCTCAGTTGATCCCAACAGCAAACCACCTTTTACACGGCAGGAAGGGGTGCTGAGATACAAAGGCAGGATATATGTGAGAGCTAATACTACTGCTCAGTAACACATTTTACAAACTAGGAAGATTCATTCGGTCGTCCACGTTTCATTACTGAAAAATGCAGTTCCTCCTGCGTCAGAGGTATGTTCGGATTTACCTGTTGCTTGTGCTAATTCAGACCAGCTGATGCAACCGGAAGCTGTCTTGGACCGCCGTGTCATCAACCATTCCGAGGGTACTACTCCTCGACAGCTCGAGTACTGCTCCAATGGACAGAGTTATCTGAAGACTGGGCGACGTGGGAAGATCTCAAAGATGTTTGTCTGTCCCCGGTTCATATAGGAGTATAAAATAAACAACATGTTAATTTTCTATACTTTTTTTAGAAGAATTAATTTTCTATACTTTTTTAGAAGAATTAATTTTCTATACTTAATAGTACCATACATATCGTGGCGGAGCTTCAGCCACTTCTCTGGGCGGCCCAAAACCGGCCTGGTAAGAAAAATGGCTTCGTGGGCTTCGTGGTCCTGATGCCGTTGACGCCTCCGCTCTCAAAAATGGAAAAAATGCGAGGACAGAAAAGAAAAAACCACTCCACCTCACGCCGCTCTACCGTTCCCACTCCGAGCGCCGCCGTCCTGTCGCCACCACCGCCGCGGCTGGCAGCGCGAATCCAGGTTGCTCCTCCCCGCGGCTCGAATCGCCGTCTCGCTGGCCAAGTTCGGACCGACAAGATCCCCGTTGCCGTCGGCGGCTGGCCACAGTTCGAAGACAGTTTGCTCCTCCCCCGGCCGATTAATCCCCTCTGGTCGCCCGCCGCCGGTTAGTGCTCTTCCTTTCGCCCTTTGCTTGCCGGTGAAGAACATGGAGCGTGACTCGGAATTCCTGCAGGAACAGGCTCGCCCGAAATTCAGCACAAGTCGGAATCTTTGCCGAGTGCCAGTCCGTGTTGTAGCACTAGAAGCGCCCTGGGAATCGAATTCAGTCCATATCCGTATTGTTCTTGGGCTCGGATTTGCTTCTCCTACTGGAATTTGAATCGGCTGGTGATCTATCTCTATAAGTATCGCCAGGAGCCAGCCTTTCCTCTGCAGAAATTTGCGTTCAACTTACTGAATTTTTTGTCAGTTTGGCCCAAGCTGAAGATATCTGCAGAGAGATTTGTCAGTTTGGCCGAAGCAGAAGATATCTGCAGAGACTCTGCTCCAATGGAGTCATGTAGTGTTGCCAGGATAATGAGCTTAGGGAAGCTTGCTATACACAGGACGTATTTGTGCACCCTAATCTTCAGAAATTTGCCAAAGATGCTAGGCTTCACTCCCAGTTCACTGAAGAAATTCTGCAAAGTAGAACATGTTGAGCTACAACTGACCAAGAAGACTACACTGGGCACATTGCCGGAGCTGCCTCCGGACATCTTGATGGGTATCTTTGCCACCCTTGAGATCCCTGACCTCGTGCGTGCCGGCTCTGTCTGCTCCTCCTGGCGCTCCGCATACACAAGCCTACGGAGCCTTGGGCAGTACAATCTCCAGCAGACCCCATGCCTCCTCTACACTTCCGAATCCACCGGTGAGAGTGTTGCGTGCCTCTACAGCCTCGCAGAGAAGAGGTCGTACAAGTTAACCCTCCCAGGGCCGCCTATCCGCACTAGGTGTTTGATCGGGTCCTCACATGGCTGGCTGGTAACTGTTGACGACAGATCTGAGATGCACCTCGTCAATCCCATCACATGTGAACAGATTGCTCTCCCTTCGGTGATCACCATCGAGCAGGTGAACCCCATAGTTGATGAGTATGGTGCTCTCCACAAGTATGAATTCTCATGGCACACTGGAGCCCATGGTGTTTATAGCTCGCCATCAATCTTCGCTCTTGACAAGCTGCGGCATGAACTCCACTATAAAGCGTTTGTTTTCCCTGATACATCCACTGGAAGCTACATTGTCGTTCTCATCCATAATCCAATGCGTCAGCTCTCTTTTGCAAGGGTTGGGGATGATAAGTGGACCTGGTTGCCACCTTATGATGACTATAAGGACTGCACTTACAAGGATGGCTTGTTGTATGCTGCATGCACTTACAAGGGAGAACTTCACACCTTTGATCTTAGTGGCCCTGTGGTCACAAGGAAGACGATTATAAGCATACCCAGGGAGTATGAATGTGAGTACATGTACGTTGTTCAAGCTCCATGGGGTGGTCTGCTACTTATATGGAGGATCTTTGAGGATCATAATGTAGAACCTGAACCTGGGGCATCTGTGTTTTGGAACACTACGGAATATAGAATATATGAATTTGACGCTGCAGGAAGTGAACTTAAGGAAATCAATTGCTTGCGTGACCATGTGTTGTTTCTTGGGCATAATCAATCACTTTGTCTTGGTGCTGAAGAATATCCGTGTCTCAGGGCAAATCATGTCTACTTCACCGATGATAATTCTTTATGGACATGTGGATTGAAAAATGATCACCGTGATATGGGAGTTCTTAACTTGGATGATAACAGCAGGGAGGACCTTGTGTCTCGACAGCTTTGGTCAAACTTTCCGGCTCCAATGTGGATTACACCTGATCTTCGAAAGATGAACTTGGCTTCAGAGGGAGATTGAAGGAAATGGATCGATTGATTCAATGAACCAACTAAGATGTGGCTTGCTGGCTTACTGGGGTTGCGACGTTGTCATCAACAAAGTACTGAAGGGACCACCTGGACTGTGTGAAGGTGTACTcattgcttggccttggtccttataggccagagagttcgctcTGAATAAATAGTTTTTGAGTTTTATCTGTTTGCATATGTTATAATGATGTAATTCTCCAGAGTTTAATGTGTCAACAGAAAAGTTGAGTGATATGAATACTTATTTGTTCTATGTTCTtgtcatttttttttcaaatttcttctGCGATTCTTGTGTCGATATCTTATGGTGGTGTGTTAGTATATTTATTGATTCTTCATCATTTCCAAATGATCAGATAAGTTTGTAATCAGTATATTTTCTACTATAATGTCCAGATGGACATGTTACTCTAGTGTAACCCTGATGGGTTTGGTATAATAGCAAGGAATTGGAATGATACTATTTCCTTTGAATTGAGAAATTTGTAAGCCTGCATTAAAATGGTACTATTTCCTACCAATTGGGGTAGCAGTATTAAAACACTTATAGATTGTACACAGGAAATTAACCATGCGTCAGTACTAAAATGTTAAGAGATAAATCCGCATTTCAACATACATACATATTTCAAATTTCAACTTCGATATTCATTAAAGCTGCTGTTTCAGAGAGACTTAATTGCAGAACATGAGTCATATTTGCAGTACAAATTGTCAAGCAGCACCCAAGATCAGTTTTCTCCTCGTCGTCACAACTACTTTATATTTCTACCAATCGTAAGATCTTTATTGGCAGTATCACTCTTGTGCATGAGCTTTCTCCTCTCTTTATCATCAAAGCTGCTGGATATCTAACATCAGTTGTAAGCCTGCATATCAGAGCACAATACTTAGCATTCTCCCCCCAAAAAAAAGACCACAATATTTAGCAGAGAAGAGACGGTTGCAATTTGGACCAAATTTAGATTATTCGGCACTAGAATCAGCCCAGCAATGCATGTCAATCAATTTACATTAACCTTTTTCATATATACTAACTAACTTACCTAGTAGATGCAAACATGGCGAAAATTTAGCATTGAGAGACTCAAGAACATACATTCTGATAGGTTGACCAGTTAAACATACATTTATCATTAATCCTTACTAACATCAGCTGCAGAAAAGCTTAATTCAGAAGGAAACAAACCGTAGCCGACCTTTCTTGTGTACATGAAAGATCAGATGTACCGACGCCACCAGCCTGGGGGGAAATCGTGCACGAAGCGGCTGTGCAGTGCCAAATCACGTCCTGGACGTACTCGAACATGGCAGCCAGCCACGGGGCAACGGACACTCCCTCCCTCTAACCTGTGAAGATCATGACAGTGCGCAGGCATCTACAAAGAAGATTAAAACTGTGAACAATGTTGGGAACACAGACAAAAACAGTGATGGTGTTGAAGCAAGAGGTGTATGAGTGACTCACCTGCCAAGTAGCAACCGTGAAGTTTTGTGACCGCTGCATTTCAAAGACGCAAAAGTGACAAATTGTTGAATTAGCCGGACAACTTCTCCTGCAATAGTCGACAAAGAGATCGACTATGTGCCTGGGCACATCCACCCCATCAACAACCTGAAGAGAGGAGGAAATGAAAGATGGTGATCATCTACAGAAGTTTAAACCTTTCTGAACCTTGACACAACAATATTTCTGCTACAAAGTTTTCTCTGAACCTGACACAAGAACCCTTCCTACGATGTACCATTCAGGATCTACAAAGTTTTCTCTGAACCTGACACAAGTTTTCTCTGCTACAATATTCAGGATCTACAAAGTTTTCTCTGAATCAAGTTTTTACTCTGTTTTGTAGATTaccaccggaggaggaggaggagaaggctgGGGCGACAGACTTaccaccggaggaggaggagaaggctgGGGCGGCGGAGGTagcggcggcggaggcagcggcAGCGAGGGAGGACGAGGTCGACGCCCACGGGGATCGTAGAAGATAGCGCTGCCATGCGCTGTCGGCCTCGGCGGCGTCCTGGGCTCGCCATCGCCGTCTCCGTACACAGCCTCCTGCTGTCGGACGCGGGCGACGAGGAGTCGGCGGCCGAGGGCGAGCGCGCGGCGCTGCAGGGCGTGGCCGCTGAGCTCCAGGCCGCGCCACAGAAGACGAAGAGGGCGGCCGAGGGCGAGCGCGGCGCGCTGCAGGGCGTGGCCGCCGAGCTCCAGGCCGCGCCACAGGAGTCGAAAAGGGCGCAGAAGATGGCGGCCTCCGCGCACCATCCCGCGCAGAACGACGCGGAGGAGATGCCGGCCGCCGAGCGCCACCGCGCGACAGAGTGGCCAAAGCAGAGCGCGGACGGCGGGGCCTCCGCGCGCCATCCCGCGCCGAACGGCGAACCGGAGGCGCTCGCGCAGGGGACGCCCCTCCTCTCCGAGCTGCGCCGCCACGGGGTGCGCCTGGACCCGGCGGGGCCTTCTGGGCATCTCGCCGGCGCCGGGTTTCTTGGCCTGTGCCAAGAAACGCTGTCTCGGGCCAAGAAACGGCTTCTTGTGCCAAGAAAGCTCGAATTCTTGGCGGCGGGGCCGTCGGGCGGGGGTACAGGGCGAAGAGGGCCGGTGCGCCGCCGACGGCCAGCCGGGTGGGGGTGGACGCGGCGGAGGTGAGCCGGTCAGGCGGGGTATTTTTTCAGAGAGTTTTTCAGAGGGAAGAAGGGACGGCCATGT
This region of Triticum aestivum cultivar Chinese Spring chromosome 2D, IWGSC CS RefSeq v2.1, whole genome shotgun sequence genomic DNA includes:
- the LOC123051171 gene encoding probable F-box protein At4g22165 isoform X2; translated protein: MPLTPPLSKMEKMRGQKRKNHSTSRRSTVPTPSAAVLSPPPPRLAARIQVAPPRGSNRRLAGQVRTDKIPVAVGGWPQFEDSLLLPRPINPLWSPAAGSPEIQHKSESLPSASPCCSTRSALGIEFSPYPYCSWARICFSYWNLNRLVIYLYKYRQEPAFPLQKFAFNLLNFLSVWPKLKISAERFVSLAEAEDICRDSAPMESCSVARIMSLGKLAIHRTYLCTLIFRNLPKMLGFTPSSLKKFCKVEHVELQLTKKTTLGTLPELPPDILMGIFATLEIPDLVRAGSVCSSWRSAYTSLRSLGQYNLQQTPCLLYTSESTGESVACLYSLAEKRSYKLTLPGPPIRTRCLIGSSHGWLVTVDDRSEMHLVNPITCEQIALPSVITIEQVNPIVDEYGALHKYEFSWHTGAHGVYSSPSIFALDKLRHELHYKAFVFPDTSTGSYIVVLIHNPMRQLSFARVGDDKWTWLPPYDDYKDCTYKDGLLYAACTYKGELHTFDLSGPVVTRKTIISIPREYECEYMYVVQAPWGGLLLIWRIFEDHNVEPEPGASVFWNTTEYRIYEFDAAGSELKEINCLRDHVLFLGHNQSLCLGAEEYPCLRANHVYFTDDNSLWTCGLKNDHRDMGVLNLDDNSREDLVSRQLWSNFPAPMWITPDLRKMNLASEGD
- the LOC123051171 gene encoding probable F-box protein At4g22165 isoform X1, whose product is MPLTPPLSKMEKMRGQKRKNHSTSRRSTVPTPSAAVLSPPPPRLAARIQVAPPRGSNRRLAGQVRTDKIPVAVGGWPQFEDSLLLPRPINPLWSPAAGTGSPEIQHKSESLPSASPCCSTRSALGIEFSPYPYCSWARICFSYWNLNRLVIYLYKYRQEPAFPLQKFAFNLLNFLSVWPKLKISAERFVSLAEAEDICRDSAPMESCSVARIMSLGKLAIHRTYLCTLIFRNLPKMLGFTPSSLKKFCKVEHVELQLTKKTTLGTLPELPPDILMGIFATLEIPDLVRAGSVCSSWRSAYTSLRSLGQYNLQQTPCLLYTSESTGESVACLYSLAEKRSYKLTLPGPPIRTRCLIGSSHGWLVTVDDRSEMHLVNPITCEQIALPSVITIEQVNPIVDEYGALHKYEFSWHTGAHGVYSSPSIFALDKLRHELHYKAFVFPDTSTGSYIVVLIHNPMRQLSFARVGDDKWTWLPPYDDYKDCTYKDGLLYAACTYKGELHTFDLSGPVVTRKTIISIPREYECEYMYVVQAPWGGLLLIWRIFEDHNVEPEPGASVFWNTTEYRIYEFDAAGSELKEINCLRDHVLFLGHNQSLCLGAEEYPCLRANHVYFTDDNSLWTCGLKNDHRDMGVLNLDDNSREDLVSRQLWSNFPAPMWITPDLRKMNLASEGD
- the LOC123048354 gene encoding uncharacterized protein; the protein is MPRRPRRVQAHPVAAQLGEEGRPLRERLRFAVRRGMARGGPAVRALLWPLCRAVALGGRHLLRVVLRGMVRGGRHLLRPFRLLWRGLELGGHALQRAALALGRPLRLLWRGLELSGHALQRRALALGRRLLVARVRQQEAVYGDGDGEPRTPPRPTAHGSAIFYDPRGRRPRPPSLPLPPPPLPPPPQPSPPPPVVVDGVDVPRHIVDLFVDYCRRSCPANSTICHFCVFEMQRSQNFTVATWQMPAHCHDLHRLEGGSVRCPVAGCHVRVRPGRDLALHSRFVHDFPPGWWRRYI